In a single window of the Helicobacter felis ATCC 49179 genome:
- a CDS encoding TrbC/VirB2 family protein gives MRRLGVLWGFGVCGLYAQGAEGFFNAIEEQLKSNTAKGILMLIFIGIAFYVWRNLDRWREIFFTILGVVLGIMLFFKAPALASWFMGLF, from the coding sequence ATGAGGCGTTTAGGGGTGCTTTGGGGTTTTGGGGTCTGTGGTTTGTATGCGCAGGGAGCAGAGGGTTTTTTTAATGCCATTGAAGAGCAATTAAAGAGTAACACCGCTAAGGGGATTTTGATGTTGATCTTCATTGGGATCGCCTTTTATGTATGGCGCAATTTAGATCGTTGGCGCGAAATTTTCTTCACTATCTTGGGTGTGGTGCTTGGGATCATGCTCTTTTTTAAAGCCCCTGCTTTGGCCTCGTGGTTTATGGGGTTATTTTGA
- a CDS encoding outer membrane protein — MHAESDGFYAQVGFQYSNITQDNATSKVGTQVVQTPYKTVRLDQAFPSPIGTNWLAPSATDVKFTNQNNDNPATKRIQNLKTLVDWDGKTDINAAKTGYEQAEEQLIPKWVAYTIESANTKIPNAPNQVIGGMLGNLGVATRQVELYRNLYRLNQIQFSQLQSAFWTFETTSRQAAEALGFDQVGLSFPQGGSTTIPSLQAQILNLENAANTLTTALVNALTSVSNGNLVVKQMHQRQHIDSTIQQVSSQVSVLAKATQEVLSKYYKEHRSEFVGHYTRTIKKYLPTMQHSYTRSNLYGFNIQAGYKQFFGGAKRWGVRYYGSFSYNGGGQGKTNSMNNFIYGVGVDGLYNFFESSDQNTTSGLFLGLMLVGSSWGAKNTALTTIVNTCDNNSACKLQRKQSYFQLPLTFGFRINLGKHNGFEMGTRIPLLPILNYYATTVTNYAEMGTYKQQIGFRRNASAYFNYVYNF; from the coding sequence TTGCATGCAGAAAGTGACGGATTTTACGCACAAGTAGGATTCCAGTATTCTAATATCACTCAAGACAATGCAACTAGCAAGGTAGGCACTCAGGTTGTGCAGACCCCATATAAAACCGTCAGGCTTGATCAAGCGTTTCCCTCACCTATAGGGACCAACTGGTTAGCACCAAGTGCGACTGATGTCAAATTTACCAATCAAAACAACGACAACCCAGCTACAAAGCGCATACAAAACCTAAAAACCTTAGTGGATTGGGATGGAAAAACTGACATCAATGCAGCTAAAACAGGGTATGAGCAAGCTGAAGAGCAACTCATTCCCAAATGGGTGGCCTACACTATTGAAAGTGCCAATACAAAAATTCCTAACGCGCCCAATCAAGTTATAGGAGGCATGTTAGGTAATTTAGGGGTAGCGACTCGACAAGTGGAGCTGTATCGCAATCTATATAGGCTTAATCAAATCCAGTTCTCTCAGCTTCAGAGCGCTTTTTGGACCTTTGAGACAACTAGCCGACAAGCAGCAGAAGCTTTGGGTTTTGATCAAGTGGGCCTCTCATTTCCTCAAGGAGGTAGCACTACTATTCCTAGTTTACAAGCCCAAATTCTCAATTTAGAAAATGCGGCCAACACTCTAACTACTGCGTTAGTCAACGCACTCACAAGCGTCTCTAATGGGAATCTTGTGGTAAAACAGATGCATCAAAGACAGCATATTGATTCAACCATCCAGCAAGTTTCAAGCCAAGTTTCTGTCCTTGCTAAAGCCACTCAAGAAGTTTTAAGTAAGTATTACAAAGAGCATCGTTCAGAGTTTGTAGGCCATTACACCCGTACCATTAAAAAATATCTCCCCACCATGCAACACAGCTACACCCGCTCTAATCTCTATGGATTCAATATACAGGCGGGCTATAAGCAATTCTTTGGCGGGGCGAAGCGTTGGGGCGTGCGTTATTATGGTAGTTTTAGCTACAATGGAGGAGGTCAAGGCAAAACAAATAGTATGAATAATTTTATCTATGGGGTGGGTGTAGATGGTCTGTATAACTTCTTTGAAAGTAGCGATCAAAACACCACGAGCGGACTCTTTTTAGGGCTGATGCTAGTGGGAAGTTCATGGGGAGCTAAAAACACGGCATTAACAACGATTGTAAATACTTGTGATAATAATAGTGCCTGTAAACTACAGAGGAAGCAGAGTTATTTTCAATTACCTTTGACCTTCGGCTTTAGAATCAATCTTGGAAAACACAATGGTTTTGAGATGGGGACGCGCATTCCCTTATTGCCTATTTTAAACTACTACGCCACTACAGTGACAAATTACGCAGAGATGGGCACTTACAAGCAACAAATAGGTTTTAGGCGTAATGCTTCGGCGTATTTTAATTATGTGTATAATTTTTAA